From a single Drosophila sulfurigaster albostrigata strain 15112-1811.04 chromosome 3, ASM2355843v2, whole genome shotgun sequence genomic region:
- the LOC133840266 gene encoding ribosomal RNA-processing protein 8 gives MAFEVPAWDKGALAVKFKPGATPAIDIPKTKPKKLKQKKPKVKKSERKQKSKVKQQINSTYRLGKGPLAPPVESSDSEADDEMRAMHKIRSGRIEKQKPPVKAAKDQKKQLTLKPALLQAAVEAMETTPTIASAPSATAAPEGALANKLHAELMGGRFRYINEQLYTMNSKKAEDLFRSDSGAFDAYHAGYRQQVEKWPSNPLNRIIKLVKRLSKTAVIGDFGCGEGKLAQSVPNKVYSMDLVSRRADIVACNITKTPLEAQALDVAVYCLSLMGTNLNDYLLEANRVLKLHGNVYIAEIQSRFEDVREFIRFMTSCGFDLVKKDVAVNYFYFFHFRKMRHVGKDVKLKPFSLKPCLYRKR, from the coding sequence atggcGTTTGAGGTGCCAGCGTGGGATAAAGGCGCACTAGCTGTTAAATTCAAACCTGGAGCGACTCCGGCAATCGATATCCCCAAGACGAAACCGAAGAAACTCAAGCAGAAAAAACCCAAAGTAAAGAAATcggaaagaaaacaaaaatcaaaagttaAGCAGCAAATAAACAGCACATACAGACTGGGCAAAGGACCGCTGGCACCGCCAGTTGAATCCTCAGATTCTGAAGCAGATGACGAAATGCGTGCCATGCACAAGATCCGCAGTGGACGCATCGAAAAGCAGAAGCCACCAGTCAAAGCAGCAAAGGATCAAAAGAAACAGCTGACGCTGAAGCCAGCTCTTCTCCAAGCTGCCGTAGAAGCGATGGAAACTACACCCACTATTGCATCTGCCCCTTCCGCTACTGCAGCACCAGAAGGTGCTTTGGCCAACAAACTGCATGCGGAGCTAATGGGCGGGCGCTTTAGATACATCAATGAACAGCTTTACACAATGAACAGCAAGAAGGCGGAGGACCTCTTTCGCTCCGACAGTGGCGCTTTCGATGCTTACCATGCTGGCTATCGCCAACAGGTGGAGAAATGGCCGTCAAATCCATTAAACCGCATCATCAAGTTGGTAAAGCGACTGTCGAAAACTGCTGTAATCGGTGACTTTGGCTGCGGAGAAGGTAAACTAGCGCAATCGGTACCCAACAAGGTGTATTCAATGGATCTGGTTTCGAGGAGGGCCGATATTGTGGCCTGTAACATCACCAAGACACCGTTGGAGGCACAAGCTCTGGATGTGGCCGTCTATTGCCTATCATTGATGGGCACCAACCTTAACGATTATCTTCTTGAAGCGAACAGAGTGCTGAAGCTGCACGGCAATGTTTACATCGCAGAGATCCAGTCGCGTTTCGAAGATGTGCGAGAGTTTATACGTTTTATGACTTCATGTGGATTTGATCTCGTTAAAAAAGATGTGGCGGTGAATTACTTTTACTTCTTTCACTTCCGAAAGATGCGACATGTGGGCAAGGATGTTAAACTGAAACCGTTCTCGCTGAAACCATGTCTCTACCGCAAACGATAA